One Acetobacterium sp. KB-1 DNA segment encodes these proteins:
- a CDS encoding GntR family transcriptional regulator yields MGSPEYLKIVDAIKHRITSEEIKPGDAIQSENLLCEEFNVSRMTVRKGLAVLVNEGYIYSIPGKGNYVCEPNLDSYTLHFDEMMTTEKKGEEIRLIEVNVVKPSYEVGFNLEIPENKHVIVVKRVFVSDGVVKAFDVKYIPYYRGIPIVEKEIRYATFPEMVAKKNSIFAMSKKLKIRAMAAKGEVSQVLDIMDGDPVLVVEQKLLDEKDHPIGWGLMYFTGDDSGLEAVASFD; encoded by the coding sequence ATGGGATCCCCCGAATATTTAAAAATAGTTGATGCAATAAAACATAGAATAACCAGTGAAGAAATAAAACCGGGTGATGCCATACAATCAGAAAATCTTCTTTGCGAAGAGTTTAATGTCAGTCGAATGACAGTCAGAAAAGGGCTAGCTGTTCTTGTCAATGAGGGTTATATCTACTCCATTCCGGGTAAAGGCAACTATGTTTGTGAGCCTAATCTGGATTCGTATACACTTCATTTTGACGAAATGATGACAACTGAAAAAAAAGGCGAGGAAATCCGGCTGATTGAAGTAAATGTGGTGAAACCCAGTTATGAAGTGGGTTTCAATCTGGAAATTCCGGAAAATAAACACGTCATTGTGGTGAAACGGGTCTTTGTCAGCGATGGGGTGGTTAAGGCCTTTGATGTCAAATATATTCCTTATTATCGGGGTATTCCGATTGTCGAAAAAGAGATTCGTTATGCTACATTTCCCGAGATGGTAGCAAAAAAGAACTCCATTTTTGCGATGAGTAAAAAGCTCAAAATTCGAGCAATGGCCGCAAAAGGAGAAGTCAGTCAGGTGCTTGATATCATGGACGGTGATCCGGTTTTAGTGGTGGAACAAAAGTTACTGGATGAAAAAGATCACCCCATTGGATGGGGACTTATGTACTTTACGGGTGATGATTCCGGGTTGGAGGCAGTTGCCTCCTTCGATTAG
- a CDS encoding DUF1638 domain-containing protein, translating into MKKSILLIACGMIQDEMSLAMKNTDINYDTIWMSAELHNNPDVLNLELQKEIDNHQDYDMILLGYGNCGKALIGLQSDHARLALLRAEDCIQMLLHNKDKLKSIRGETYFITKGWMMGKKSLKEEYHYAINKYGPKRAEVIMEIMFKNYKTLMMIDSGAYNLENWTHCARHLSQVLKLDFIITQGDVGLLEMFLSLNWDHRVAVIEAGTKVTKDDFGVECMVASCANTFKM; encoded by the coding sequence ATGAAAAAGAGTATCTTATTAATTGCATGTGGGATGATTCAGGATGAGATGAGCTTAGCGATGAAGAATACCGACATTAATTATGATACCATTTGGATGAGTGCAGAACTTCATAACAACCCGGATGTGCTAAACTTAGAACTACAAAAAGAGATCGATAACCATCAGGACTACGATATGATCCTTTTGGGTTACGGAAACTGCGGAAAAGCACTGATTGGATTGCAAAGTGACCACGCCAGGCTGGCCTTGTTACGCGCTGAAGATTGCATTCAAATGCTGCTCCACAATAAAGATAAACTCAAATCCATCCGGGGGGAAACCTATTTTATTACCAAAGGGTGGATGATGGGGAAAAAATCTTTAAAAGAAGAATATCATTATGCCATTAATAAGTATGGTCCTAAACGGGCAGAAGTGATTATGGAAATTATGTTTAAGAATTATAAAACCCTAATGATGATTGATTCCGGTGCTTATAATCTGGAGAATTGGACGCACTGCGCCAGACATTTAAGCCAGGTTCTGAAATTGGATTTTATTATCACCCAGGGGGATGTGGGACTGCTGGAAATGTTTCTTTCCCTTAACTGGGATCATCGGGTGGCGGTGATTGAAGCAGGAACTAAAGTTACCAAGGATGATTTTGGGGTGGAATGTATGGTGGCATCCTGTGCAAATACATTTAAAATGTGA